The window GACTGCCAGCTTGCCCTCGTAGAAGGACTTGTCCGAGGCGCTCAAGGCGCCCGAGGTGTCGCTGCCGTCCAGCTTGGCCAGGGCGACGGTGGCCTGCCGCAGCAGCAGCCAGCCGATCGCCAGGTCACCGCAGGACATCAGCAGCCGGGTGGTGTTCTGCCCGACCTTGTAGAGGTTGCGGATGTCGTCCTGGGCCGAGGTCAGTTGAGCGATCATCGCCGCGACCATCGTGCCCACCTCGGTCAGCGCCCGGCCGACGGCCTCGCGCTCGACCTTGAGCCGGCCCTCCTCGGCGATCGACTCCAGCAGCGCCTGGATCTCGGCCGACAGCGCGCTCAGGCCGACGCCCTTGTCACGCACGATCTTGCGGAAGAAGAAGTCCTGACCCTGGATCGCGGTGGTGCCCTCGTACAGCGAGTCGATCTTGTTGTCCCGGATGTACTGCTCGAGCGGGTAGTCCTGCAGGTAACCCGAACCGCCGAACACCTGCAGCGCCTGGCCCAGCTGCTCGTACGAACGCTCCGAGCCGACACCCTTGACGATCGGCAGCAACAGGTCGTTGAGCCGCTCGTCGGTGCTGTCCTCCTGGCGGCCCGAGCGCTCCGGCCGGCCGCCGGTCCCGTCGGCCAACCCGCCGGCGGGCACCTGATCGCGTGAGGCGCCGGCCTGGTACTCGGCGACCTGGATCCGCTCCTGGACGCTGGCCGTGTAGAGCGCGAGCGCCCGCAGCCCCTCGGCGTAGGCCTTCTGCAGCATCAGCTGCCGGCGCACGTCCGGGTGGTGGATGATCGTGACCCGCGGGGCGGTCTTGTCGGTGGCCCGGGTCAGGTCCGCGGACTGGACCCGGGTCTTGGCGTAGTCCAGGGCGGCCAGGTAGCCGGCCGACAGCTCGGAGTAGGCCTTGGTGCCCACCATCATCCGGGCGTGCTCGATCACCTTGAACATCTGGGCGATGCCGTCGTGCACCTCGCCGAGCAGCCAGCCCTTGGCCGGCGTCCGCTCACCGAAGGTGACCTCGCAGGTGGTGGAGACCTTCAGCCCCATCTTGTGCTCGACGTTGGTGACCACCGCCCCGTTTCGGGCGCCCAGCTCGCCGGTGTCCCAGTCGAAGTCGTACTTCGGCACGATGAACAGCGACAGGCCCTTGGTGCCGGGTCCGGCGCCCTCCGGGCGGGCCAGCACGTAGTGAATGATGTTGTCGGCCATGTCGTGCTCGGCCGAGGTGATGAAGCGCTTGACGCCCTCGATGTGCCAGCTGCCGTCGTCCTGCCGGATGGCCTTGGAGCGGCCCGCGCCGACGTCGGAGCCGGCGTCCGGCTCAGTCAGCACCATGGTCGCGCCCCAGCGCTTGTCGATGATCAGCTGGCCGATCTTGCGCTGCTCGGGGGTGCCGACCTGGTCGATGATGTTGGCGAAGGCCGGGCCGCAGTTGAACATCCAGATGGCCGGGTTGGCGCCCAGCACCAGTTCGGCGATCGACCAGACCAGTGACCGGGGAGCCAGGGTGCCGCCCAGCGAGGGCAGGGTCTCCAGCCGCCACCATTCGGCGTCCTGCCAGATGGCGTAGGACTTCTTGAACGACTCGGGCATCTTCACCGAGTTGGTCGCCGGGTCGAACACCGGCGGATTGCGGTCGGAGTCGATGTAGGACTCGGCCAGCGGCCCCTCGGCCAGGGTCCGGACCTCGTGGAGGATGCCGCGGGCGGTGTCTGCGTCAAGCTCGTCGAACGGCCCGACGCCCAGCCGGTCGCCGGTTCCGAGCACCTCGAAGAGGTTGA of the Jatrophihabitans sp. genome contains:
- a CDS encoding acyl-CoA dehydrogenase, producing the protein MGHYKSNLRDIEFNLFEVLGTGDRLGVGPFDELDADTARGILHEVRTLAEGPLAESYIDSDRNPPVFDPATNSVKMPESFKKSYAIWQDAEWWRLETLPSLGGTLAPRSLVWSIAELVLGANPAIWMFNCGPAFANIIDQVGTPEQRKIGQLIIDKRWGATMVLTEPDAGSDVGAGRSKAIRQDDGSWHIEGVKRFITSAEHDMADNIIHYVLARPEGAGPGTKGLSLFIVPKYDFDWDTGELGARNGAVVTNVEHKMGLKVSTTCEVTFGERTPAKGWLLGEVHDGIAQMFKVIEHARMMVGTKAYSELSAGYLAALDYAKTRVQSADLTRATDKTAPRVTIIHHPDVRRQLMLQKAYAEGLRALALYTASVQERIQVAEYQAGASRDQVPAGGLADGTGGRPERSGRQEDSTDERLNDLLLPIVKGVGSERSYEQLGQALQVFGGSGYLQDYPLEQYIRDNKIDSLYEGTTAIQGQDFFFRKIVRDKGVGLSALSAEIQALLESIAEEGRLKVEREAVGRALTEVGTMVAAMIAQLTSAQDDIRNLYKVGQNTTRLLMSCGDLAIGWLLLRQATVALAKLDGSDTSGALSASDKSFYEGKLAVARFFATTVLPELVARRKVVEATDNAIMDLAEDAF